A portion of the Lujinxingia litoralis genome contains these proteins:
- a CDS encoding putative metal-binding motif-containing protein translates to MKRAPLAPIFALLLLTISLLAACGSDSTSSEVLQCGADELLDQQANACVPRTTIDENDVGDDADVDRQDVEDPEPDVEDEDTFDPSCDSDNDGELSYACGGMDCDDNDHNTYPGAPEICDGKDNNCNTLIDEGVSCTFYAHTNDGLYSINPFEGTANRESDLVDWDMELVRLLDIDTHPMGVLFGVTRNDLYAFYDAENVWIKVAWLGDVGDANGLAIDGFGTAYVTAENHFLKFDLAEVEAIIQEHGFDEREFRNLRLYPEQITVTGDTEYYSSGDCVVNKQNTFYMTSKHEEGIDHLIEIDRSTGAATNLGPTSDASGNLYRGVYGLTAGWGKLFGITSSGDLLELNSSTGQAELITSFGEGKRWYGSASTPQR, encoded by the coding sequence ATGAAGCGAGCCCCCCTGGCCCCCATCTTCGCCCTCCTGCTCCTAACCATCTCGTTGCTGGCCGCCTGCGGCTCCGACAGCACCTCTAGCGAGGTACTTCAGTGCGGCGCCGACGAGCTGCTCGATCAGCAGGCCAATGCGTGTGTGCCGCGCACCACGATCGATGAAAACGACGTCGGGGACGATGCAGACGTGGATCGGCAGGACGTCGAAGATCCCGAGCCGGACGTGGAAGATGAAGACACCTTTGACCCGAGCTGCGACTCCGACAACGACGGTGAGCTCAGCTACGCCTGTGGTGGGATGGATTGCGACGACAACGATCACAACACCTACCCGGGCGCGCCGGAAATCTGCGACGGCAAAGACAACAACTGCAACACCCTGATCGATGAAGGTGTGAGCTGCACCTTCTACGCTCATACCAATGATGGTCTCTACTCGATCAATCCCTTTGAAGGCACGGCCAACCGCGAATCGGACCTGGTCGACTGGGACATGGAGCTGGTGCGTCTGCTCGACATCGACACGCACCCGATGGGCGTACTCTTCGGGGTGACCCGCAACGATCTTTACGCATTTTATGATGCGGAGAACGTCTGGATCAAAGTGGCCTGGCTGGGCGATGTGGGCGACGCCAACGGGTTGGCCATCGACGGCTTTGGCACGGCCTATGTCACCGCCGAGAACCACTTCTTGAAGTTTGATCTGGCGGAGGTCGAGGCCATCATCCAGGAGCATGGCTTTGATGAGCGGGAGTTCCGTAACCTGCGGCTCTATCCCGAGCAGATCACGGTCACCGGCGACACCGAGTACTACTCCAGCGGGGATTGCGTGGTGAACAAGCAGAACACCTTCTACATGACCTCCAAGCATGAGGAAGGCATCGATCACCTCATCGAGATCGACCGCAGCACCGGGGCGGCCACCAATCTGGGACCGACCAGCGACGCCAGCGGCAACCTCTACCGCGGGGTCTACGGGCTGACCGCCGGCTGGGGCAAGCTCTTTGGCATCACCAGCTCTGGCGATCTTCTGGAGCTCAACTCGTCCACGGGCCAGGCCGAGCTGATCACCAGCTTCGGCGAAGGCAAGCGTTGGTATGGCTCGGCGAGCACGCCGCAACGCTGA